From a single Nostoc edaphicum CCNP1411 genomic region:
- a CDS encoding glycosyltransferase: MKTNSSNSLLTVPTGPLKISELPPSRVGTSGESIHLSLVIPTYKERDNIKNVVRILSQLLDESIPGNYELIVVDDDSPDRTWEIAESLTTEYPHLRVMRRQQERGLSSAVIRGWQVGTGSVLGVIDGDLQHPPEVLMELLRSVEQGADLAVASRHVEGGGVSSWSVVRRLLSRGAQLLGLVILPGVLGRVSDPMSGYFMVRRSAIANATLNPVGYKILLEVIGRGNVGEVAEVGYVFCERKEGESKVTWKQYIDYIHHLVRLRLSTGRVGRLSRKVNFPFGRFLRFGLVGFSGVFVDMGVLYLLSDPTTLAWQLTRSKIIAGEIAILNNFLWNDAWTFADVSARQQEWHQRLKRFLKFNAICLGGLVLNVLILNLVFNFLIPNRYIANFIAIAITTIWNFWINLKLSWRVTDVK; encoded by the coding sequence ATGAAGACAAACTCATCCAACTCGCTTTTAACAGTACCAACTGGCCCATTAAAGATTTCAGAACTGCCTCCTAGCCGTGTGGGTACAAGTGGTGAATCTATTCATCTTTCTTTAGTAATTCCTACTTATAAAGAGCGTGACAACATCAAAAATGTAGTCAGGATATTGAGCCAATTACTGGATGAATCTATTCCAGGAAACTATGAACTAATAGTGGTAGATGATGATAGTCCAGACCGAACTTGGGAAATAGCGGAATCCTTGACGACAGAATACCCTCATCTGCGGGTGATGCGACGCCAACAGGAACGGGGGCTGTCCTCAGCGGTGATTCGTGGGTGGCAAGTAGGTACGGGGAGTGTGTTGGGGGTGATTGATGGAGATTTGCAGCATCCACCAGAGGTGCTGATGGAATTGTTGCGTAGTGTTGAGCAGGGAGCAGATTTGGCAGTAGCCAGTCGTCATGTTGAAGGAGGTGGCGTTAGTAGCTGGAGTGTTGTTAGGCGTTTATTGTCTCGTGGCGCTCAGTTGTTAGGCTTGGTAATCTTACCGGGAGTACTGGGAAGAGTTTCCGACCCCATGAGTGGTTATTTTATGGTGCGCCGGAGTGCGATCGCCAATGCAACACTCAATCCAGTCGGATACAAAATTCTCCTAGAAGTAATCGGACGGGGAAACGTAGGCGAAGTTGCCGAAGTTGGCTATGTGTTCTGCGAACGCAAAGAGGGTGAGAGTAAGGTTACATGGAAGCAATATATAGATTACATCCATCACCTAGTGCGGTTGCGGCTTTCCACAGGAAGGGTAGGACGATTGAGTAGAAAAGTCAATTTTCCCTTTGGTCGATTTCTCCGCTTTGGGTTAGTTGGCTTTAGTGGTGTATTTGTCGATATGGGAGTGCTTTACTTGCTCAGTGATCCGACTACCTTGGCTTGGCAACTGACGCGCAGTAAAATTATTGCTGGTGAAATTGCGATTTTAAATAATTTCTTGTGGAATGACGCTTGGACATTTGCCGATGTCAGCGCCAGACAGCAAGAATGGCATCAACGCCTGAAGCGGTTTTTGAAATTCAACGCCATTTGCCTTGGTGGACTTGTATTGAATGTACTGATATTAAACCTGGTATTCAATTTTCTTATTCCTAACCGTTATATTGCCAACTTTATTGCGATCGCAATTACTACTATTTGGAATTTCTGGATTAACTTGAAACTTAGCTGGCGTGTCACCGATGTTAAATAA
- a CDS encoding energy-coupling factor ABC transporter permease, whose translation MHIPDGFVSVPVAGATSLASVAALFIAFGRSQEAFGIRRAPILGLTTAFIFAAQMINFPVAGGTSGHLLGGTLAAIVLGSPWAGTLCIATVLIIQAVLFADGGITALGANILNMGVIGVWVGWVLTETLQRLFGGSKGRLPLAAGIAAGVSVVVAAVAAAIELALSGTASVAIVLPAMTGVHILIGIGEGVITGGVLTYLATARPDLLPGEQQEFRGWSVPIVTIFLIAGVLSLFASAWPDGLEKVAENTGFIDLAEKVRIIVPTPLADYGIEGLGPIGTSIAGLVGAAVCFAVAFAIAKVVKPKNA comes from the coding sequence ATGCATATTCCTGATGGATTTGTTTCTGTTCCAGTGGCAGGGGCTACTAGTTTAGCGAGTGTGGCAGCACTGTTTATTGCCTTTGGGCGATCGCAAGAAGCTTTTGGTATTCGTCGTGCGCCCATATTGGGACTAACCACCGCCTTCATTTTTGCCGCCCAGATGATCAATTTTCCGGTAGCAGGAGGTACTAGTGGTCACCTGTTGGGGGGAACCTTAGCTGCGATCGTTTTGGGCAGTCCTTGGGCAGGAACGTTGTGTATCGCCACAGTTTTAATTATTCAAGCTGTGTTATTTGCTGATGGTGGTATTACTGCCTTGGGAGCAAATATTTTGAATATGGGAGTGATTGGTGTTTGGGTAGGCTGGGTTTTAACCGAAACCTTGCAACGGCTGTTTGGGGGATCTAAAGGGCGCTTACCTTTAGCTGCTGGTATAGCCGCTGGTGTCAGTGTGGTGGTAGCAGCTGTAGCAGCAGCCATTGAGTTAGCTCTCTCAGGAACGGCATCTGTAGCTATAGTTTTACCAGCGATGACTGGTGTGCATATTTTGATCGGTATTGGCGAAGGAGTGATAACCGGGGGTGTGCTGACTTATCTGGCCACCGCTCGACCAGATTTATTACCGGGGGAACAGCAAGAGTTTCGCGGATGGTCAGTGCCTATTGTCACCATTTTCTTAATTGCGGGAGTACTCTCACTCTTTGCCTCAGCGTGGCCCGATGGTTTGGAGAAAGTTGCCGAAAATACGGGCTTTATCGACTTAGCCGAGAAAGTACGGATAATTGTGCCGACCCCCTTGGCTGACTATGGGATTGAGGGTTTAGGGCCAATTGGCACTAGTATCGCTGGACTGGTGGGAGCTGCGGTTTGCTTTGCTGTTGCCTTTGCAATTGCCAAGGTAGTGAAACCGAAGAATGCTTAA
- a CDS encoding glycosyltransferase family 39 protein yields MRVFFQGAFYFYKKIISLLPIPTSHFLSLTDTTSGSQHKHWYNWQTRLPSFWLHPLLNLMWLIIGISLRLANLTAKPPWTDEFSTLVFSLGNTFLAVPLDQAIAPDILLQPLQLNPAASIGDVVHNLATQDSHPPLYFVLAHLWMKLFPSDGGLVSLFAARSLPAIIGAASIPCFYVLGRVAFRSPLVGHLTAAMIAVSPYAIFVAQEARHYTLAILWVTASLTCLVIATRHIQNRTPLPIWVALFWVGVNALGIATHYFFTLTLCTEVIVLIFLAWLQLQSSSKFSLLFSPPWRRIYGVATGTLVAGLIWIPILLENRNRDNLTDWIRGSRVGLDWLSPIFQALGTWMAMICLLPVESSQLLVVIPSGLVTLIFFIWAVPIVLRGIKIQLQHPENRIMIQVLGGVVISAIALFFIFTYFLGIDLTRGARYNFVYFPAIVVLLGASLAVCWHPPKELMGREYAKNGMKSIGKWGINGKKAVMLIWLTGFISAVTVFCNLGYQKYYRPDLFVQLIQQVSPVPVLIATTHKTYIHTGEMMGVAREIKLANSPQNFLFLLAHQDQDPNLSTIALENTLKKLPRPFDLWLVNFHAPVAEAVKTCVISDTKSLSSVDGYEYELYRCQ; encoded by the coding sequence ATGAGAGTTTTTTTCCAAGGTGCATTTTATTTTTACAAAAAAATTATCTCGTTGCTACCTATACCTACCAGCCATTTCCTGTCTCTGACAGACACAACCTCTGGCTCACAACACAAGCATTGGTATAATTGGCAGACTCGCCTCCCTTCTTTCTGGCTTCATCCCTTACTGAACTTGATGTGGTTGATCATCGGTATCAGCTTGCGCCTAGCCAACTTGACTGCAAAGCCTCCTTGGACTGATGAGTTTTCCACTTTGGTGTTTAGCTTGGGGAATACTTTTTTAGCAGTACCTCTAGATCAAGCGATCGCACCTGATATCCTATTGCAACCACTACAACTAAACCCAGCGGCTAGTATTGGTGATGTGGTTCATAACTTAGCTACACAAGATAGTCATCCACCGCTGTATTTTGTGTTAGCTCACTTGTGGATGAAATTATTTCCCAGCGACGGAGGATTAGTCTCACTGTTTGCGGCGCGATCGCTACCAGCTATCATCGGCGCTGCCTCAATTCCATGTTTTTACGTATTAGGTAGAGTAGCCTTTCGTTCGCCATTAGTGGGACACTTGACTGCTGCCATGATCGCAGTATCTCCCTACGCCATATTTGTAGCACAAGAAGCACGTCATTACACTTTGGCAATCTTATGGGTAACTGCTTCCCTCACCTGCTTAGTAATTGCCACACGTCATATTCAAAACCGCACACCTTTACCGATATGGGTAGCACTTTTCTGGGTAGGAGTTAATGCTTTAGGTATTGCTACTCATTATTTCTTCACCCTCACCCTCTGCACAGAAGTCATAGTTTTGATTTTTCTTGCTTGGCTTCAATTGCAGAGTAGCAGCAAATTTTCTCTCCTCTTCTCTCCTCCCTGGCGGCGCATCTATGGCGTTGCTACAGGTACTTTGGTGGCGGGTTTAATTTGGATACCAATCTTGTTAGAGAATAGAAACCGTGATAATTTGACCGATTGGATTCGAGGTTCACGCGTTGGACTAGATTGGTTAAGCCCAATTTTTCAAGCTTTAGGAACATGGATGGCAATGATTTGCCTGTTACCAGTTGAATCTTCACAGCTATTGGTTGTGATTCCTTCGGGACTGGTGACGCTAATTTTCTTTATTTGGGCAGTACCAATTGTGCTGCGGGGGATCAAGATTCAACTACAGCACCCAGAAAACCGGATTATGATTCAGGTGCTTGGTGGAGTAGTGATCAGTGCGATCGCTTTATTCTTTATCTTTACCTACTTTTTGGGAATCGATCTGACCAGAGGTGCTAGATATAACTTTGTTTACTTTCCCGCGATCGTTGTTTTACTAGGGGCAAGTCTCGCAGTTTGTTGGCATCCTCCCAAGGAATTGATGGGGAGAGAATACGCAAAAAATGGGATGAAAAGCATAGGCAAATGGGGAATCAACGGAAAAAAAGCCGTGATGTTAATTTGGTTAACGGGATTTATCAGTGCAGTTACAGTATTTTGTAATCTTGGCTATCAAAAATATTATCGCCCTGACCTTTTTGTGCAACTAATCCAACAAGTATCGCCAGTGCCAGTACTGATTGCCACCACCCACAAAACTTACATCCACACTGGGGAAATGATGGGGGTAGCGAGGGAGATTAAACTTGCTAATTCACCCCAAAATTTTTTGTTTCTTCTTGCCCATCAAGACCAAGATCCGAATCTTTCCACTATCGCTCTAGAAAATACTTTAAAGAAGTTACCACGACCTTTTGACTTGTGGCTGGTAAACTTTCACGCCCCTGTAGCAGAAGCCGTCAAAACATGCGTGATATCTGATACTAAGTCTTTGTCAAGCGTAGATGGCTACGAATATGAACTTTATCGTTGCCAATAA
- a CDS encoding energy-coupling factor transporter transmembrane component T family protein, which yields MLKLSLPLRLQLSLVIVVGAALLKYSAWYGLSVYGAIAILWACFLRVPIRQLGGLLGTELIFLSLLALPQGWERATFLLVRSLVCLVTMNSFLLTLPPHSFGIALKTLPVPAPLKENLLLAGQYMEILLSEVTRMRRSAQLRGLTGTTGWLRYASAAMIGALYLRSLDRAERVYAAMVARGYNGQLPIDSTLRPKERFALLVAWAIAAVVTLTSYKI from the coding sequence ATGCTTAAACTTTCCTTACCGCTACGCTTGCAACTGTCTCTAGTGATTGTCGTGGGGGCAGCTTTATTAAAGTATTCTGCCTGGTATGGACTAAGTGTATATGGCGCGATCGCAATTTTATGGGCTTGCTTCTTGCGCGTACCAATTCGCCAGTTGGGAGGATTACTCGGCACAGAATTGATTTTTTTGTCATTGCTAGCATTGCCCCAGGGATGGGAACGAGCCACTTTTTTGCTGGTTCGTTCGCTGGTTTGTCTGGTTACCATGAATAGTTTTTTGCTAACCTTACCGCCCCACAGTTTTGGCATTGCCCTCAAAACCTTGCCAGTACCAGCACCTTTAAAGGAAAACTTGTTGTTAGCTGGGCAGTACATGGAAATTTTGCTCTCAGAAGTAACCCGAATGCGGCGCAGCGCCCAATTACGCGGTTTGACTGGAACAACAGGATGGCTACGCTATGCCAGTGCTGCCATGATTGGAGCCTTGTATCTCCGTAGTCTAGATAGAGCAGAGCGAGTCTACGCGGCAATGGTAGCTCGTGGTTACAACGGACAATTGCCCATAGATTCTACCCTCAGACCCAAAGAACGTTTTGCCCTATTAGTAGCTTGGGCGATCGCTGCTGTTGTTACCCTAACTTCTTACAAAATTTAA
- a CDS encoding energy-coupling factor ABC transporter ATP-binding protein has product MKSLTSNPQTSTSNPHTAVVEVENLVYAYSRQEPVLQEISFTLNKGDRVALMGATGSGKSTLLENLIGLKQPQSGKITINGIPVEPQTLPQVRRQIGFSFQDANDQLFMPTILEDVTFGPRNYGVSPAEASDRAQQLLADFSLEAYANRSAHELSGGQRRLAALASILALEPTILILDEPTSGLDPAWRRHLAQVLLKLPVQVILIASHDLHWLGRVTQRALVLAGGRIQIDSDIQPLLQDGTTLDQLGLPIDW; this is encoded by the coding sequence TTGAAATCATTAACTTCTAATCCCCAAACATCAACCAGTAACCCCCACACAGCTGTAGTCGAGGTTGAGAACCTGGTGTATGCATATTCTCGCCAGGAGCCGGTATTACAAGAAATATCTTTTACCTTGAATAAAGGCGATCGCGTCGCGTTGATGGGAGCAACAGGTTCTGGAAAAAGTACCTTGCTAGAGAACCTGATCGGCTTAAAACAACCGCAATCTGGGAAAATTACAATTAATGGCATCCCTGTAGAACCGCAAACTTTACCCCAAGTGCGTCGTCAAATCGGATTTAGCTTCCAAGATGCCAACGACCAATTATTTATGCCTACCATCTTAGAAGATGTTACCTTTGGGCCACGTAACTATGGTGTGTCACCAGCAGAAGCAAGCGATCGCGCCCAACAATTATTAGCTGATTTTAGTCTAGAAGCCTACGCCAATCGTTCCGCCCACGAACTCTCTGGTGGACAAAGACGCCTAGCCGCCCTAGCCTCGATTTTAGCCCTAGAACCGACAATTCTAATTTTGGATGAGCCAACCAGCGGTCTTGATCCAGCGTGGCGGCGTCATTTGGCGCAAGTGTTGTTAAAGTTACCCGTGCAGGTGATATTAATTGCCTCTCATGACCTACATTGGTTAGGCAGAGTTACTCAACGCGCTTTAGTGCTGGCTGGTGGCCGCATTCAAATAGACAGTGATATTCAGCCACTTTTGCAAGATGGTACTACTTTAGACCAGTTGGGTTTGCCGATAGATTGGTGA
- a CDS encoding mannose-1-phosphate guanyltransferase, whose protein sequence is MRAVLMAGGSGTRLRPLTCDLPKPMVPILNRPIAEHIINLLKRHQITEVIATLHYLPDVLRDYFQDGSDFGVQMTYAVEEDQPLGTAGCVKNIAELLDETFLVISGDSITDFDLTAAIAFHKQNKSKATLILTRVPNPIEFGVVITDEEARIRRFLEKPSSSEIFSDTVNTGTYILEPEVLEYLPANIECDFSKDLFPLLLAKDEPMYGYIAQGYWCDVGHLDAYREAQYDALDRKVQLDFAYKEVSHELWVGQNTYIDQTAVIETPAVIGDNCRIGARVQIEAGTVIGDNVTIGADANLKRPIVWNGAFIGDEAHLSACVISRGARVDRRAHVLEAAVVGSLSTVGEEAQISPGVRVWPSKKIESGAVLNINLIWGNTAQRNLFGQRGVQGLANIDITPEFAVKLGSAYGSTLKPGSKVTVSRDQRNVSRMVTRSLIAGLMSVGIDIQNLDATAIPIARTVIPTMSVAGGIHVRVHPDRPDYILIEFMDAKGINISKALEKKIEGAYFKEDMRRALIHEIGDVSYPSQVMERYCTAFEKLLHVHTLRNSRAKVVIDYVYAVSGAVLPQMLDKFGADAVVLNASVNKTAMSITDREGLLTQLGHVVEALKANFGVQVSANGEQLILVDESGYPIRGETLTALMVDMILTANPRGTVVVPVHASSAIEQVARRHDGRVIRTKANPTALMEACQKNPNVVLGGSGETGFIFPQLHPGFDSMFCIAKIIEMLTIQERSLAAARSELPRVIHKTYTVRCPWTAKGALMRYLVETHPAQNLELIDGVKICQPYDDSWLLVLPDASEPLVHLYANSNDREWVDETVRNYRTRVQSFVERQQEYQPAEV, encoded by the coding sequence ATGCGTGCAGTACTGATGGCAGGCGGTTCGGGGACGCGGCTTCGCCCGTTAACTTGCGATCTCCCCAAACCGATGGTGCCGATTCTAAATCGACCAATTGCTGAACATATTATCAATCTCCTCAAACGACATCAAATTACAGAAGTGATTGCGACATTGCATTATTTACCTGATGTCTTGCGAGATTATTTTCAAGATGGCAGCGATTTTGGCGTGCAGATGACTTATGCCGTTGAAGAAGATCAGCCTTTGGGTACAGCAGGTTGTGTGAAAAACATTGCTGAACTCCTTGATGAAACCTTTTTAGTAATTAGCGGCGATAGCATAACAGATTTTGACCTCACCGCAGCGATCGCATTTCACAAACAAAATAAGTCAAAAGCGACTTTGATTTTAACCAGGGTTCCTAACCCGATTGAGTTTGGGGTGGTAATCACCGATGAGGAAGCACGGATTCGGCGATTTTTAGAAAAACCCTCTAGTAGTGAAATTTTTTCCGATACCGTCAACACAGGTACTTACATTCTCGAACCAGAAGTTTTGGAATATCTGCCAGCAAACATTGAATGTGACTTTTCCAAAGACTTATTCCCCTTACTACTCGCAAAAGATGAGCCAATGTATGGTTACATCGCTCAGGGTTACTGGTGTGATGTTGGTCACTTAGACGCCTATCGTGAGGCTCAGTATGACGCCTTAGATCGGAAAGTGCAACTAGATTTTGCCTACAAAGAAGTTTCCCATGAGTTATGGGTAGGTCAAAATACTTATATTGACCAGACGGCTGTGATTGAAACCCCAGCAGTGATTGGTGACAATTGCCGCATCGGTGCAAGAGTCCAGATTGAGGCCGGAACCGTAATTGGCGATAATGTCACCATTGGCGCTGATGCGAATCTCAAACGTCCCATAGTTTGGAATGGGGCATTCATTGGTGATGAAGCACATCTTTCCGCCTGTGTGATTTCCCGTGGCGCTCGTGTAGACCGCCGCGCCCATGTATTAGAAGCTGCTGTTGTGGGTTCGCTTTCTACGGTGGGAGAAGAAGCCCAAATTAGCCCTGGCGTGCGCGTTTGGCCCAGTAAAAAGATTGAGTCTGGGGCAGTTTTAAACATTAACTTGATTTGGGGGAACACCGCCCAACGGAATTTATTCGGTCAACGTGGTGTCCAAGGATTAGCGAATATCGACATCACCCCAGAATTCGCCGTGAAATTGGGATCTGCTTACGGTTCTACCTTGAAACCTGGTTCTAAGGTAACGGTTTCCCGTGATCAGCGTAATGTTTCTCGGATGGTGACGCGATCGCTTATTGCTGGTTTAATGTCAGTAGGTATTGATATTCAAAACCTCGATGCCACAGCTATTCCTATCGCTCGTACAGTTATACCCACAATGTCGGTAGCTGGTGGTATCCATGTACGGGTACACCCCGATCGCCCTGACTACATTCTGATTGAATTCATGGATGCCAAGGGGATTAATATCTCCAAAGCCCTGGAAAAGAAAATTGAAGGTGCTTACTTTAAGGAAGATATGCGGCGGGCGCTAATTCATGAAATTGGCGATGTATCTTATCCTAGCCAAGTCATGGAGCGGTACTGCACTGCTTTTGAGAAATTGTTGCATGTTCATACACTCCGCAACAGCCGCGCAAAAGTGGTGATTGACTACGTTTATGCAGTATCAGGCGCAGTTTTACCCCAAATGTTAGATAAATTTGGCGCTGATGCAGTGGTATTGAATGCCAGTGTCAATAAAACGGCGATGTCAATTACTGACCGAGAAGGACTGCTGACTCAGTTAGGCCATGTAGTGGAGGCATTGAAAGCTAACTTTGGTGTGCAAGTATCCGCTAATGGAGAACAACTGATTTTAGTTGATGAATCCGGCTACCCAATTCGCGGGGAAACTTTAACAGCACTGATGGTAGACATGATTCTGACGGCTAACCCCAGAGGAACAGTAGTTGTACCAGTTCATGCTTCCAGTGCTATTGAACAAGTCGCCCGTCGCCATGATGGCAGAGTGATTCGTACCAAAGCCAACCCCACAGCTTTAATGGAGGCTTGCCAGAAAAACCCAAATGTGGTACTAGGAGGTAGTGGAGAGACTGGTTTTATTTTCCCGCAACTGCATCCGGGATTTGATTCCATGTTCTGCATTGCCAAGATAATTGAGATGTTGACTATACAGGAGCGATCGCTTGCGGCTGCGCGATCGGAATTGCCCCGCGTAATTCACAAAACTTATACAGTCCGTTGCCCCTGGACAGCCAAGGGTGCTTTGATGCGTTATTTGGTGGAAACTCACCCAGCCCAAAATCTAGAATTAATTGATGGAGTGAAAATTTGTCAACCCTACGATGACAGTTGGCTGTTAGTTTTACCAGATGCCAGCGAACCACTGGTGCATTTATATGCAAATAGCAACGATCGCGAATGGGTAGATGAGACTGTGAGAAACTACCGCACCCGTGTGCAGAGTTTTGTGGAAAGACAACAAGAATATCAACCAGCAGAAGTGTAA